The following coding sequences are from one Bacteroidota bacterium window:
- the mtaB gene encoding tRNA (N(6)-L-threonylcarbamoyladenosine(37)-C(2))-methylthiotransferase MtaB, with protein MNNKKVAFYTLGCKLNFSETSTISRQFVKEGYEKVGFEEFADIYVINTCTVTDNADKKFKTIVRSALKVNPKAFIVGIGCYAQLKPEELAALDGVDLVLGANEKFKITDYLNDLVKKDFGEVHSCEISEVNTFDSSYSIGDRTRAFLKVQDGCDYKCTYCTIPLARGISRSDSLENVINSAKEITESGIKEIVLTGVNTGDYGKGEFGDKKHKNTFFDLVQELDKIDDLARVRISSIEPNLLRNETIEFVAESNSFVPHFHIPLQSGNNELLKLMKRRYTRELYSERVDKIKSLMPDAAIGVDVIIGFPGETDEYFIDTYNYLSELNIAYLHVFTYSERDNTEAVNMDGVVAMNVRNKRSKMLRGLSAKKKRAFYEGQVGKEKSVIFEADNKDGFMHGFTENYVKVKTKYDVGLINQEKKVKLLSIDEDGDMLVEMI; from the coding sequence ATGAATAATAAAAAGGTTGCGTTTTATACACTTGGCTGTAAACTTAATTTTTCTGAAACATCAACAATATCAAGACAATTCGTAAAAGAAGGTTATGAGAAAGTTGGCTTCGAAGAATTTGCCGATATATATGTAATAAATACTTGTACGGTAACTGATAATGCTGATAAGAAATTCAAAACAATAGTAAGATCGGCATTGAAGGTAAATCCAAAAGCATTTATTGTAGGGATAGGGTGTTATGCCCAGTTAAAGCCTGAAGAACTGGCTGCTTTGGATGGGGTAGATTTGGTTTTGGGAGCTAATGAAAAGTTTAAAATAACTGATTACCTGAACGATCTTGTAAAAAAAGATTTTGGAGAAGTTCATTCATGCGAAATTTCGGAGGTTAATACTTTTGACAGCTCATATTCGATAGGCGACAGAACCCGTGCATTTTTGAAGGTTCAGGATGGTTGTGATTATAAATGTACCTATTGTACTATACCCCTGGCGCGTGGAATTTCCCGATCAGATTCATTGGAAAATGTAATAAACAGTGCCAAAGAAATTACCGAAAGCGGAATTAAAGAAATTGTTCTTACAGGTGTAAATACCGGCGATTACGGAAAAGGGGAGTTTGGTGATAAAAAACACAAAAACACATTTTTCGATTTAGTACAGGAATTAGATAAGATTGATGATTTGGCCAGAGTAAGAATATCATCGATTGAGCCAAATTTATTGAGAAATGAAACTATTGAATTTGTAGCTGAATCAAATTCCTTCGTGCCTCACTTTCATATTCCGTTACAATCGGGAAATAATGAGTTGTTGAAACTCATGAAACGCCGATACACCAGAGAGTTGTATAGCGAGAGGGTTGATAAAATTAAGTCGCTGATGCCCGATGCTGCAATTGGTGTTGATGTGATAATTGGTTTCCCGGGAGAAACAGATGAATACTTTATCGATACTTATAATTATTTGAGTGAGCTTAATATAGCTTATCTGCATGTATTTACATATTCTGAAAGAGATAATACCGAAGCAGTGAATATGGATGGAGTTGTAGCAATGAATGTTCGTAACAAACGAAGTAAAATGCTCAGGGGTTTATCTGCAAAGAAAAAAAGAGCCTTTTATGAAGGTCAGGTAGGTAAAGAGAAAAGTGTAATTTTTGAAGCTGATAATAAAGACG
- a CDS encoding DUF4290 domain-containing protein, with the protein MEYNTDRSKLIIPEYGRNVQKMVNYCLSLEDRDSRNDTAKAIIEVMGNLNPHLRDVPDFKHKLWDQLFIMADFNLDVDSPYEIPERETFTKAPDILSYPKKSNRYRFYGINLRLMIEEASQREDNEEKEALIMVLANHMKKSYLNWNRDVVDDETVLKHLYELSGEKIDLRNKNITLTSSLDLQKKRKSTYTDNKGKSSYGHSRGHSQNNSQHRNRK; encoded by the coding sequence ATGGAATATAATACTGACAGATCAAAATTGATCATACCTGAATATGGGAGAAACGTTCAAAAAATGGTTAATTATTGTCTAAGTCTTGAAGATCGTGATTCGCGAAACGATACTGCAAAGGCCATTATTGAAGTTATGGGAAACCTTAACCCCCACCTTAGAGATGTACCGGATTTTAAACATAAATTATGGGATCAGCTTTTTATCATGGCTGATTTTAATCTGGATGTAGATTCTCCTTATGAAATTCCGGAAAGAGAAACATTTACGAAAGCTCCGGATATACTTTCTTATCCAAAGAAAAGTAATAGATATCGCTTTTACGGTATAAACCTCAGACTGATGATTGAAGAGGCTTCTCAGCGTGAGGATAATGAAGAAAAAGAAGCTCTGATAATGGTTCTGGCTAACCACATGAAAAAAAGCTATTTAAACTGGAACAGGGATGTTGTTGATGACGAAACTGTTTTAAAGCACCTATACGAACTTTCAGGAGAAAAAATAGACTTAAGAAATAAAAATATTACCCTTACATCCTCTTTAGATTTACAAAAAAAGCGTAAATCAACCTATACGGACAACAAGGGAAAATCTAGCTATGGTCATAGCCGTGGTCACAGCCAAAACAACTCACAACACAGAAACAGAAAGTAA
- the murA gene encoding UDP-N-acetylglucosamine 1-carboxyvinyltransferase, with protein sequence MNTFQIEGGIKLKGEITPQGAKNEALQVLCAVLLTPEKVTISNIPDILDVNKLIDILSDLGVKIQKNKAGEYTFQADEINLDYIESDEFKLKGTGIRGSIMIVGPLLARFGKGFIPKPGGDKIGRRRLDTHFDGFKNLGAKFRFNEEESFYGVEADKLIGTYMHLDEASVTGTANILMAAVLAEGTTTIYNAASEPYLQQLSKLLNNMGAKISGIGSNLLVVEGVKKEDLKGANHRILPDMIEIGSYIGMAALTKSEITIKDVSWNDLGLIPSVFRKLGIKLERQGDDIFIPSQESYEIQSDIDGSILTISDAPWPGFTPDLLSIVLVTATQAKGSVLIHQKMFESRLFFTDKLIDMGAKIILCDPHRASVIGMNHEYQLRATTMTSPDIRAGVSLLIAALSAKGTSTIHNIEQIDRGYERIDERLRALGAKIVRINS encoded by the coding sequence ATGAATACTTTTCAGATAGAAGGCGGAATTAAACTTAAAGGGGAAATTACTCCTCAGGGAGCCAAAAACGAAGCTTTACAAGTATTATGTGCAGTATTGCTTACTCCTGAAAAAGTTACAATAAGTAACATTCCCGATATTTTAGATGTCAATAAGCTTATAGATATTCTAAGCGATTTAGGGGTGAAAATTCAAAAAAACAAAGCGGGAGAATATACCTTTCAGGCAGATGAGATTAATCTTGACTATATAGAGTCTGATGAGTTTAAGCTAAAAGGGACTGGTATACGTGGTTCTATAATGATAGTAGGTCCTCTATTAGCACGATTTGGCAAAGGATTTATACCTAAACCGGGAGGTGACAAAATAGGTAGAAGACGTCTTGATACTCACTTTGATGGATTTAAAAACTTAGGTGCCAAGTTCAGATTCAACGAAGAGGAATCTTTTTACGGAGTTGAAGCCGATAAACTTATCGGTACATACATGCATCTTGATGAAGCTTCAGTAACAGGAACTGCAAATATCCTGATGGCAGCAGTTTTAGCCGAGGGAACAACTACTATATATAATGCGGCAAGTGAACCTTATTTACAGCAACTTTCAAAGTTGCTTAACAATATGGGAGCTAAAATTTCCGGTATTGGTTCAAACCTGTTGGTAGTTGAGGGAGTGAAAAAAGAAGATTTAAAAGGTGCTAATCACAGAATATTGCCTGATATGATAGAAATTGGATCATATATAGGCATGGCAGCGCTTACGAAATCTGAAATTACCATTAAAGATGTTAGCTGGAATGACCTCGGACTGATACCCTCAGTATTCAGAAAGCTTGGAATTAAACTGGAAAGACAAGGAGACGATATTTTCATTCCTTCTCAGGAATCATACGAAATACAAAGCGATATTGACGGGTCAATATTAACGATATCTGATGCTCCCTGGCCGGGATTTACTCCGGATTTATTGAGCATAGTCCTTGTTACGGCTACTCAGGCAAAAGGTTCGGTACTGATTCACCAAAAAATGTTTGAAAGCAGACTGTTCTTTACCGATAAACTTATAGATATGGGAGCTAAAATTATTCTTTGCGACCCGCATAGAGCTTCGGTAATCGGAATGAATCATGAATATCAGTTAAGGGCTACTACAATGACCTCTCCCGATATCAGAGCAGGAGTTTCGCTTTTAATTGCAGCTCTGTCGGCAAAAGGAACAAGTACTATCCACAATATTGAACAAATAGACAGGGGCTACGAAAGAATAGATGAAAGATTAAGAGCTCTTGGAGCTAAAATTGTGAGGATAAATTCATAA